Part of the Candidatus Thiothrix putei genome, ATAATGATAAACGGCAAAGCCACTAGGTAATACCAGACATGTCCGCCGTGACCTTCCATCGTATCGGAGAAGCGGTTGACATTGTGCTTAAAGAAAAAACCGTCGATAAAAGCTTGCCCTTGTGCCATGTATTCCAACACATACCAAGGTGCTGCAACGGCAAGAAACACCACTAGGCCATAAGGGTGGAACACGGTTTGTAGCCATGTTTTCCATTGTTTGTTGCTGATGTATAAAAATGCACTGACGACGAAGGGAATGGCGACGGCTACTGGCCCTTTACACAAAAAACCCAAACCTAACCACAAAAATACCCGAAACAACACCATACGTTTGGGTTGCTCCCAATACCGCCAAATATCAAATAGGGTGAGTGTCATCAGTACGTTGAGCACCGCATCCGCTGTTGCTGCCCGCCCAATCACAATAATCATCGCGGAAGTTGCCACCATCACCGCCGCAAGCATGGCGTTTTGCCGGGGCATTCGCGGTTTCGCGAAATAATACGTTGCCATCACCCAAATACTCGCGGCTAATGCCGACGGCAAGCGCAAGCTCCATTCACTGATCCCGAATGCCGACACACTCAGTGCCTGCAACCAGTAAATCAGGATAGGTTTGTCAAAGCGCGGCTCACCGTTGAGGAAGGTGGTAATGAAATCGCCGCGTTGCAGCATTTCCCACGTTGCCGCGCTGAATGCCCCTTCGTCGAGATCAAACAGCGCCGGTGTGCCGAGCTGCCAGAAAAACGCCAGTATCACCAGCGGTAGCAGGAAACCATCCCCGCTGTGCAGTAACCAGTACCGCAAACCAGATGCTACTCTCATGCGCTAGGGGTGTGCCAATGGTGTTCAGGCTCTTCCTCATCGCGAGGAGGACGAATAACGTAAGCATTGCGG contains:
- a CDS encoding glycosyltransferase family 39 protein, with translation MRYWLLHSGDGFLLPLVILAFFWQLGTPALFDLDEGAFSAATWEMLQRGDFITTFLNGEPRFDKPILIYWLQALSVSAFGISEWSLRLPSALAASIWVMATYYFAKPRMPRQNAMLAAVMVATSAMIIVIGRAATADAVLNVLMTLTLFDIWRYWEQPKRMVLFRVFLWLGLGFLCKGPVAVAIPFVVSAFLYISNKQWKTWLQTVFHPYGLVVFLAVAAPWYVLEYMAQGQAFIDGFFFKHNVNRFSDTMEGHGGHVWYYLVALPFIIMPFGGLLVQLVKQAGRESIDQFLWFWFAFVFVFFSLSNTQLPHYLLYGITPLLLLLAKYCGENPQRWLAVVPAVLVALLLLFLPELLAKSLEQNPSLYFQGLLEQTKKVTGLYYRAATFIYLLALLALLLWPKVQNHLRLIAVAALQTVFLTSVLIPVVAFTQQAAVKEAARFARHHLVDSVIVMDGVNMPSFTTYRQALTPRRPPEIGEYVFSKADHLQPPEHYVIVFKQGGLVLAKKVNPP